From a region of the Dictyostelium discoideum AX4 chromosome 2 chromosome, whole genome shotgun sequence genome:
- the ap3s1 gene encoding sigma adaptin, with amino-acid sequence MIKSILIINNHGKPRLIKFYEHYSEEKQQQIIRELFLLVSKRTERSCNFLEIGNNSNIFDKDTKIIYRHYATLFFIFCVDSSESELSIIDLIQTFVESLDKCFENVCELDLIFHIDKVHYILDEMVMGGLVLETNPTIIFSNYEIQNKLEKAENPLLSGLAGVMQTIKPNK; translated from the exons atgatCAAGtctatattaattataaataatcatGGTAAACCaagattaattaaattttatgaaCATTAT agtgaagaaaaacaacaacaaattattagagaattatttttattagtatCAAAGAGAACAGAAAGATCatgtaattttttagaaattggtaataattcaaatatatttGATAAAGATACAAAAATCATTTATCGTCATTATGctacattattttttatattttgcgTTGATTCATCTGAAAGtgaattatcaataattgatttaatccAAACTTTTGTTGAATCTTTAGATAAat gTTTTGAAAATGTTTGTGAATTAGATCTCATTTTTCACATTGATAAAGTACACTATATTTTAGATGAAATGGTAATGGGTGGTTTGGTATTAGAGACCAATCCAactattatattttcaaattatgaaattcaaaataaattagaaaaagcTGAAAATCCTTTACTCTCTGGTTTAGCTGGTGTAATGCAAACTattaaaccaaataaataa
- a CDS encoding hypothetical protein (Similar to hypothetical protein MGC3162), with amino-acid sequence MVVPKATKKSIVVTPPTTTTTTTTEVESKVAIKKVTKSTTTPVTTTKKVLSKFEKNRVFSAPTPSSKSTKLNKKPIQIEKSPIEKIKEIESQVIESTENSNKILEIIKICKSVSRKNIKELEIVFESIKSLERIFINLFDSSNPIICREFKLLKNKETNVECKSKEPLVIYIHWLYKIYVGYLELLKELLIHEDPSIQLPTLTTLLNILKRESILLSTLPNEQEEKQLLDDEDKQHFHNISKQTLKQLISTMMFSNTFNTKLLDHFTENYLSKYQDLFYYSLVSINEISTSTIALINKKNTTSTTTTTTEQEFKSIYPNVSSISKFVENLFDFLTFFEPLQVVPDEWEFWVGKPHFSCITENNSSLKTKLKQQSKRSNWEKPKNFNEKEWERLSSNWSSLTKISSYRSIFSKSWISFLTLPLPPTIYKHVLLGLPDRVFPYLTDAKVLLDFFTNSYDLGGVTSILALNGVFILITKYNLEYPDFFKKLYSLFQPGVLYAKYRARFFKLADLFLSSKSLPNYMVAAFIKRCATLCLISPPYGSLILLPLIYNLLQRNVNCHCLINNPIKPLPNTQNQVQQQQQQQQITRQSVLLIKQDLQPQQQESLDNIKGLYGNDPYDPIEEDPSKCNAISSSLWEIQILRDHYAPEVSKMAKLFDNGLKNIIDLNEFSFVTYQVMYENSFKKKSSTVPLAYQQKSKLIEQDTDFMSDWKF; translated from the exons atggttGTACCAAAAGCaacaaagaaatcaattgttgtaacaccaccaacaacaacaacaacaacaacaacagaagTAGAATCAAAAGTtgcaattaaaaaagtaactaaatcaacaaccacaccagttacaacaaccaaaaaagttttaagtaaatttgaaaagaatCGTGTTTTCTCAGCACCAACTCcatcatcaaaatcaacaaaattaaataaaaaaccaattcaaattgaaaaatcaccaattgaaaaaattaaagaaattgaatcaCAAGTTATTGAAAGTactgaaaattcaaataaaattttagaaattattaaaatttgtaaatcaGTAAGtagaaaa aatattaaagaattagaaattgtatttgaatcaattaaatcattagaaagaatttttataaatttatttgattcaaGTAATCCAATAATTTGtagagaatttaaattattaaaaaataaagaaacaaATGTTGAATGTAAATCAAAAGAACCATTAGTAATTTATATTCATTggttatataaaatttatgttggttatttagaattattaaaagaattattaattcatgAAGATCCATCAATTCAATTACCAACATTAAcaactttattaaatattttaaaaagagaaTCAATTCTATTATCAACATTACCAAATGAACAAGAAGAAAAGCAACTTTTAGATGACGAAGATAAACAACATTTtcataatatttcaaaacaaaCTTTAAAACAGTTGATTTCAACAATGATGTTTTCAAATACATTCAATACTAAACTATTAGACCATTTCACTGAGaattatttatcaaaatatCAAGATCTATTCTACTATTCTTTAGTTTCAATTAATGAgatatcaacatcaacaattgcattaataaataaaaagaataccactagcaccaccaccactactactgaacaagaatttaaatcaatttatccAAATGTATCAagtatttcaaaatttgttgaaaatttatttgatttcttaACATTTTTTGAACCATTACAAGTTGTACCTGATGAATGGGAATTTTGGGTTGGTAAACCACATTTCTCTTGTATCACTGAGAATAATTCTTcattaaaaactaaattaaaacaacaatcaaaGAGATCAAATTGGGAGAAACCAAAGAATTTCAATGAAAAGGAATGGGAGAGATTATCTTCAAATTGGTCATCATTAACAAAGATCTCCTCTTATAGATCAATCTTTAGTAAATCTTGGATCTCTTTCTTAActttaccattaccaccaacaATCTATAAACATGTTTTACTTGGTTTACCTGATCGTGTTTTCCCTTATTTAACCGATGCAAAAGTACTTTTAGATTTCTTTACAAACTCTTATGATTTAGGTGGTGTAACTTCAATTTTAGCTTTAAATGgtgttttcattttaattacaaaatataattt agaATATCCagacttttttaaaaaattatattcattatttcAACCAGGTGTTTTATATGCAAAATATAGAgctagattttttaaattagcagatttatttttatcatcaaaaTCTTTACCAAATTATATGGTTGCTGCATTTATAAAGAGATGTGCAACTCTTTGTTTAATTTCTCCACCATATggttcattaattttattaccatTGATTTACAATCTTTTACAAAGAAATGTAAATTGtcattgtttaattaataatccaATTAAACCATTACCAAATACTCAAAATCaagtacaacaacaacagcagcaacaacaaattacTAGACAAtctgtattattaattaaacaagatttacaaccacaacaacaagaatcATTAGATAATATTAAAGGTTTATATGGAAATGATCCATATGATCCAATTGAAGAAGATCCAAGTAAATGTAATGCTATCTCAAGTTCACTTTgggaaattcaaattcttcgTGACCATTACGCTCCAGAAGTTAGTAAAATGgcaaaattatttgataatggtcttaaaaatatcattgatttaaatgaattctCATTTGTCACTTATCAAGTAATGTatgaaaattcttttaaaaagaaatcttcAACTGTTCCATTAGCTTATcaacaaaaatcaaaattaattgaacaaGATACTGATTTCATGTCTGAttggaaattttaa
- the tipD gene encoding autophagy protein 16: protein MFSSQNNSYMMMMGGGGIGNINNNQFYSPIISTSAQSFNSIVEWKRDIIRQLNDRNQNQTNNYSEFMRIYTDLLKRERTLNDRTLLYEKEIVSLRNEKKTQQQPPSGSSKMDSSSSSSSSNRVSGMGSTIEEMEQKLFKLQEDLTNSYKRNADNASSILLLNDKNKDLQNELMSKEIEIERIRSTIQQDLDSIKRLEMVVIEKENVSQIIRDELSSLQTEFLHNESKVVKLEQENSSLVERWLRKKNEEASKMNEANDFYQKMVEQRDSTPAKAAVQLSESISNLVVKLPDANDVPIPIVLERGVFSSEAMLPSKAKKRWTGHNSEIYCMAFNSIGNLLATGGGDKCVKVWDVISGQQKSTLLGASQSIVSVSFSPNDESILGTSNDNSARLWNTELGRSRHTLTGHIGKVYTGKFINSNRVVTGSHDRTIKLWDLQKGYCTRTIFCFSSCNDLVILGGSGTHLASGHVDHSVRFWDSNAGEPTQVLSSIHEGQITSITNSPTNTNQILTNSRDHTLKIIDIRTFDTIRTFKDPEYRNGLNWTKASWSPDGRYIASGSIDGSICIWDATNGKTVKVLTKVHNNGSSVCCCSWSPLANIFISADKDKNIIQWE, encoded by the exons atgttttCATCACAAAATAATTCatatatgatgatgatgggtggtggtggtattggtaatataaataataatcaattttattcacCAATTATTAGTACATCAGCacaatcatttaattcaatagTAGAATGGAAAAGAGATATTATAAGGCAATTGAATGATAGGAACCAAAATCAAACCAACAATTACTCTGAATTCATGAGAATATATACAGATTTATTAAAGAGAGAACGTACATTAAACGATCGTACATTGTTATATGAAAAAGAGATAGTTTCATTAAGAAACGAGAAAAagacacaacaacaacctccATCAGGTTCCTCTAAAATGGATTCGTCGTCGTCGTCGTCTTCATCGAATCGTGTTAGTGGTATGGGATCAACGATTGAAGAAATGGAGCAAAAACTATTCAAACTTCAAGAAGATTTAACCAATAGTTATAAAAGAAATGCTGATAATGCCTCTAGCattctattattaaatgataagaataaagatttacaaaatgaattaatgtCAAAAGAGATTGAAATCGAAAGAATTCGATCAACTATTCAACAAGATTTAGATTCAATAAAAAGATTAGAAATGGttgtaattgaaaaagaaaatgtttCACAAATTATTAGAGatgaattatcatcattacaa acAGAATTTTTACATAATGAAAGTAAAGTTGTAAAATTAGAACAAGAGAATAGTAGTTTAGTTGAAAGATGGTtaagaaaaaagaatgaaGAAGCAAGTAAAATGAATGAAGCAAATGatttttatcaaaagatGGTAGAACAAAGAGATAGTACACCAGCTAAAGCTGCTGTACAATTGAGTGAGAGTATTTCGAATTTGGTGGTGAAATTACCAGATGCCAATGATGTACCAATACCTATTGTATTGGAGAGGGGTGTATTTTCATCAGAGGCAATGCTACCGAGTAAAGCGAAAAAGAGATGGACAGGTCATAATTCTGAGATCTATTGTATGGCTTTCAATTCAATTGGTAATCTTTTGGCaactggtggtggtgataaatGTGTAAAGGTTTGGGATGTAATTAGTGGTCAACAGAAATCAACGTTATTGGGTGCCTCACAATCGATTGTATCGGTTAGTTTCTCACCAAATGATGAATCGATATTGGGCACGAGTAATGATAATTCAGCACGTCTTTGGAATACGGAATTGGGTCGTTCAAGACACACATTGACTGGCCATATTGGTAAGGTGTATACGGGTAAATTCATAAACTCGAATCGTGTGGTCACGGGCAGTCATGATCGTACTATCAAATTGTGGGATCTTCAAAAGGGTTATTGTACACGTACCATCTTTTGTTTCTCAAGTTGTAATGATTTGGTGATCCTAGGTGGTAGTGGCACTCATTTAGCTAGTGGTCATGTCGATCATAGTGTCAGATTTTGGGATTCAAACGCTGGTGAACCAACTCAAGTACTCTCATCGATTCACGAGGGTCAAATCACTTCAATCACAAATTCACCCACAAATACCAATCAAATCCTTACAAACTCTCGTGATCATACCCTAAAGATCATCGATATACGTACCTTTGATACAATTAGAACCTTTAAGGATCCAGAATATCGTAATGGTCTAAATTGGACTAAAGCTTCTTGGTCTCCAGATGGTCGTTATATTGCATCAGGTTCAATCGATGGTTCAATTTGTATTTGGGATGCTACAAATGGTAAAACCGTTAAAGTTTTAACAAAAGTTCATAATAATGGTTCTtcagtttgttgttgttcttggtCACCATTagcaaatatttttatatctgctgataaagataaaaatataattcaatgggaataa
- a CDS encoding ssDNA-binding transcriptional regulator: protein MARTKWRSPGHKYAKKAEARLKKQEEGEEVEEEVEEEGGASDESGGEKKKVVVKKSKTPITSSSSSSSSSSTNDKSFNLSDKRKISYSNFKGLERIDIREFFEDKSGELKPSSKGISLTREQFMVILENGDTIKDWIKESK, encoded by the exons aTGGCTAGAACAAAATGGAGATCTCCAGGTCATAAATATGCTAAAAAGGCAGAAGCCAGACTAAAAAAACAAGAAGAAGGTGAAGAAGTTGAAGAAGAAGTTGAAGAAGAAGGTGGTGCAAGTGACGAAAGTGGTggagagaaaaagaaagttgtagtaaaaaaatctaaaacaCCAattacatcatcatcatcatcatcatcatcgtcatccaccaatgataaatcatttaatctttcagataaaagaaaaatctCATATAGTAACTTTAAAGGTTTGGAACGTATTGATATCCGTGAATTTTTTGAAGATAAATCTGGTGAATTAAAACCAAGTTCAAAag gtATTTCATTAACAAGAGAACAATTTATGGTTATATTAGAAAATGGTGATACGATTAAAGATTGGATAAAAGAAagtaaataa